The Victivallis sp. Marseille-Q1083 DNA window CGGCACAACAAGACGGATCAGGACATCTGGCAACTGGATTTCTCCTTTGCCGACGTCGCCGACACCGCCGAATACATCCATGACAAACTCGGCGTCGAAAAGGCGCTGGTGGTAGTGGCCGGCTTCGGCAACCAGGGTTACGATTTCCATCCGGACGTGCTGCCGGCCAATGCCGAAGCCGGCGGCAACGCCGGGTTGCGCGACTGCGCCGACCGGATCAAAAAGCTCGGCTATCTGGTCGGCGTCCATGACAATTATCAGGATTTCTATCCCCGCGCCGCCAGTTGGGACGACAACGACATCATCCGCCAGCCGGACGGTTCGCTGCTCAAGGGCGGCGAATGGTGGAACGGCCAATGCTACATCGGCACTCCGAAGGCGATGCTCAAATTCGCCAGGCGCAATGTGCCGGAAATGAAAAAACTGTTCGGCTTCAATTATCATTTGCTGGACACCGTTTTCGCCGTGCCGCTCTACCGCGATTACAACCCGGCCGCGCCGATGAGCCGCGAAGAGGATATGCGCGGCAAGCAGGCGTTGTGCGAATACGTCCGCGGCCAGATCGGCCTGGTCGGCAGTGAAGAGGGCGTCGAATGGGGCGTGCCGGTGGCGGATTACTTCGATTCGCTGTTCATGCAGCGGGTGAACCGCCGTTCCGGCGATGTCGTCGTGCCGCTGTTCCAGATGGTCTACGGCGACTGCGTCGTCGTCTGCCAGGGCAACCGGACGTTGACGACAACGCCGGATTTCGTCCTCGATCACCTGATCGCGGCGGAACTACCGCAGTTATTGTTCGACAAACAGCCGGGCTGCGATCTGTCGGTCGACATCGCCGACGCCGAATTCGTCAACGACGCGGTGCTGCAACTGCAATTCGGTTGGCGGTCGAAAAACGGCTTGCCGAAAAAGGATTATAAAGCAATCGTCCATCTCGCCAAAGTGCGCGGCAATCTCGGCTACAACGAGAGCGCCCTGGCCGGCGTCGACGTCCCGGTTCCGCTGGCGGACTGGCGGCCGGACGGCACGCTGCAGACGGAAAAATACAACATCGCCGTCGACGCCAACCAGGATTTCCGCTATGAAGTGCTGCTGATGCTGCTGGACGGCAGCGAACGCATCGCGCTGCACGACGTCGTGGACATGGGCCATGCCCGCTATATGATCGGCATTCTGGACGTCAAGGACGGCAAAGTCACCGTCGAACCGCCGGCGGCGCCTCCGGAAAGCTGTTTCACCCGGCTCGACAGCCGTCCGGAGCTGACCCGGACCAATGAAGCGTTCACCATCAACGTGATGAACATCTTCACCCCGCTGATGGACCGGGCGCGCGACTACCCGATGACCGCCCATCGTTTCCTCACGCCCGACCGCCAGGTTGAACAGAGCGAATTCGGCGATGTCAGAATCACCGTCAATTACGGCGATGCGCCTTACGATACCGGAAGATTCCTGCTGCCGAAATGGGGCTTCGCGGTGGAAGCGCCGGACTACGCCGCCTGCCGGGCCGACAGGATCGACGGGGTGCCCCTGACCGAAACCACGATGCTGTCGGCGGCGCCGGAAAAACAGTTCTTCGCTTACGGCGACCGGCAGGCGATGGCGTTGCTGACCCGGCGGCAAACAAAGTGAAACAAATTATAGTTCCATAAACAGACGAAAAGGAAATCAATGACGATGCTCAGACAATTGTTGTGTTCGCTGCTGTTGGGCGGCGGCCTGCTGTTCACGGCCGAAACCGCCCTCGCTGAATTCAAACCGCAGGTGGAATCCTCCCGCCTGCTCAATCCGACCGTCCGCCCCGGTTCGCCGCTGGTGCTGGAATTGACCTTCGCCAATGCCGGCGAGCCGCCGACCATCCAGTACAACGGCTTCATCCACCTTGAACGCGGCGACGGTTCGCAGAAAGCGAAGCCGGAATGCGACGGCATCGTCTCGGTGCTCGATTTCGGCGTCGACTGGTGGAAAACCGGCGGCGATACTTATCGCGGCACTTACAGCATCACCATCCCGGAAAATATGCCGGAAGGCGAGCGTTTCATCCATACCGGC harbors:
- a CDS encoding DUF5696 domain-containing protein is translated as MYKTFLMLCASLAMTNCFAGVDEAFTPKIKEVKILTPVVRPGDPLVVDLTFEAEGALPTIKYNGFLHIEREKTEPVCMTNLALTDFGIDWWKTGERTYRGTYTINVPPGAPEGERVLHVGFYLTAPDFLTEATYPFTVSSEAPPVQFTPPPALTAAELADRRRQEAEFVAAPLAVLENENFSFKVAADGRWSFTDKAHNLPWLSSTARRAFGTAAFVKGEEKRGFPITELTVAAAAPGEIKLHYQAPDGTGSVEFTIAVRADDERALHFSWRQLDGEWQLSDLVFPENAFGATGEENAIALIPNCLGVLMYAAENLPTSLSWLPFNSYAGLSMTMAGMVRADGGILLSWNDVDTALGAERVWGPELLPGTTALNLSLTHPGTSGEFTLVNVGTSDYCRVANAYRPLAREKGFLKTMREKYGDRPNPIDGFMSYRPMAMRHYVANTRHNKTDQDIWQLDFSFADVADTAEYIHDKLGVEKALVVVAGFGNQGYDFHPDVLPANAEAGGNAGLRDCADRIKKLGYLVGVHDNYQDFYPRAASWDDNDIIRQPDGSLLKGGEWWNGQCYIGTPKAMLKFARRNVPEMKKLFGFNYHLLDTVFAVPLYRDYNPAAPMSREEDMRGKQALCEYVRGQIGLVGSEEGVEWGVPVADYFDSLFMQRVNRRSGDVVVPLFQMVYGDCVVVCQGNRTLTTTPDFVLDHLIAAELPQLLFDKQPGCDLSVDIADAEFVNDAVLQLQFGWRSKNGLPKKDYKAIVHLAKVRGNLGYNESALAGVDVPVPLADWRPDGTLQTEKYNIAVDANQDFRYEVLLMLLDGSERIALHDVVDMGHARYMIGILDVKDGKVTVEPPAAPPESCFTRLDSRPELTRTNEAFTINVMNIFTPLMDRARDYPMTAHRFLTPDRQVEQSEFGDVRITVNYGDAPYDTGRFLLPKWGFAVEAPDYAACRADRIDGVPLTETTMLSAAPEKQFFAYGDRQAMALLTRRQTK